The genomic segment CCCCCTGACTCGGGGGTATCGAGGCCTGCGGAATCAGCAGCGGACCGGAACGGCCCAGAGTGCGCTGAACGTGGTTCTCCACTTCCCGGTGACCGCGCAGCCGGTGGGCGAGGCAGTTCCAGCACGGGCCCTCACCCGGCTGGAATACGGGGCCGAGCCAGATGTCGGCCCCGTGCGGCTTCGCGAGCAGCCACGGCCGGCCGGCCGCGCGGTGTGCGGTGTCGACGGCGGCCAGTTCACTGGCCAGGTAGTCGTCACAGACCACGACGGAGAGGTCGGTGCGCGGAATCTCGCAGCTCGACCCGGCGACCGCCGAGGTGGTGTCGACCGACAGCCCGGTGGCCTGCAGAGCGGCCCGCACCGCACTGCCGTCGACCGCGCCGACCGTGAGGATGCGGACGGATCCGTCCGCGAGCCGGGCGGCGGTCCGAGCACCGTCGAGTCCGGCCAGTTCCCAGAACGCGAGGCCTGTCCTGGCCGGGTTCTCCAGCGTGCGTGCGGTACGCCGGAAGTCGACCAGCGCGGCATTGGCGAGTTGCGCCAACACGTATCCGATCTGCTCCGGAGCGAGTTCCCGTGAGGCGTCCCGGATTATCTCGTTCAATCCCCGGCGGCCGTCCATGAGCGGAGCAACCAGCTCCAACTGAGGACAGTCGATCATCTTCACGTCCCGTTCCGAGAAGAGATAAGTACCCTCACCCGGAATCACTTCAGCGCGCAAATGAGCCTTGAACTCGGTCACAGCAGCATCCCCCTCATGCCTGTCCGGTTTTATTGGCTCAGTTGGCGGCTATTTTGCAGCCCACGCAGCCGGTGCACGCCTTTGCCGTCGATGCGGCGGCGAAGTCCTCGATGACGAGTGCCAGTTCCGGCGCCGGCGGCAGGTCAGGGGTACTGCCGTCGCCGTCGACGTGCAGGCCGAACTCGGCCAGCACCTGGGAGGGGTTCTGGGCGTACCGGATGCTTAAGTCCGGCTCGATCCAACTGAGCGCCACCAGCTCCGCGAAGCGCCAGTCCTGCTCTATTGCGTCCATTCTCGTTCTCCAGTTCTGAGGCGTGTCGACGGCCTGTGGATGCGTTCCTGGCCGTACACCGAGGAGTGTGCGGCTGAAAATTGGGCAGCGAACAGTGGGTCGGTCACGGAACTCATGTGAAGATTTCATGATCTCGGATTCCCGTGCTCCCCCTGAAACCCGTGAAGATCTCACTGTTCAGTCCGATCCCCTAGGTGGGAACCTTTGCTCGTGCTCCTATGTGCGCAGCGATCGCCGGGTCGAGACGACACAACGGCGGCGTGGAACGGGGAGAGGACGGCACCTGTGGAGATCAACGTCTTGGGACCATTGACGGCGAGTGAAGCCGGCACTTCGATTGTGCCCAGCGCCGCCAAGCCGCGGCAGATCCTGGCCGTTCTCGCTCTCAACGCCAACCACGTGGTGACTGTCGCCCGGTTGATGGAGGAGCTGTGGGGATCCGATCTGCCGCGCAGTGCGCCGACGACGCTGCAGACCTACATCCTGCAGCTGCGCCGGAAACTGAGCGCGGCACTCGGGTCGGTGACGGGGGCGAAGGACGTGCTGGCCACCCGGCACAGCGGCTACCAGCTGAGCATGGACGCATCCGCCGTCGACGCCTGGCAGTTCGACCAGCTGACGGTGGCCGGGTACGCGGCATACGAGGCCGGGGACGCCGCTCGGGCGTCCCGCCGGCTGAGCGAGGCACTGAACCTGTGGCGGGGACCTGCACTGGTCGACCTGCAGCACGGGACGCTGCTCGAGGTCGAGGTGATGCGGCTGCGGGAAAGCCGCCTCGCGGCGCTGGAGCGCCGGCTCGACGCTGATCTGGCCATGCGCCGGCACCATGAACTCCTGGGCGAACTGGCCGGTCTCACCGCGGAATTCCCGTTGCACGAGAATCTGCACGCGCAATTCATGCTCGCTTTATACCGGTGCGGCCGGCCCTCGCAGGCTTTGGAGGCCTTTCGCCGGCTGCGGTCGGGCCTGGTGGACGAGTTGGGCCTGGAGCCCTCCGCCCGGGTACAGCGGTTGCAGCGGGCGATTCTCTCGGCGGACCCGGTACTCGACGGGGTTCCCTCGGGCGCGGTCGTCGGGGTGTCGAGTATCGGCTGAGAGCCGGCGCCACCGCCTCCAGCCTGCGTCAAGTCGCTTTCCAGGCGGCCTGTGGACGATCGCGGCATCCGTCCGGATGTGGGCGGGACAAGTCCAGGAGGCGGTCAGCTGTGGGTGGATATCTGGCGGTGAGGCCTAAATCGGCCGCCAGGCTGCGGCTATTCTGTTTCCATCATGCGGGGGGCGGCGCCTTGTCGTTCGCTCGATGGCAGAATCGTTTCGGCTCTGACATTTCCGTCATCCCGGTACGACTTCCCGGACGCGAGACGCGATTGCGTGAAGAACGCGTCGTCGACGGGGAGCAACTGTCGCGGGAGCTGGAAGCAGAACTGGGTCCGTTGCTCGACCGGCCGTATGCCTTCTACGGGCACAGTCTCGGCGCTCTCGTGGCGTACTCCTTCGCGCTCCATCACCACCGGGCGGGCGGACGTCCGCCGGAGGTGCTGGCCGTCGGAGCCTGCTCCGCACCGCATCTGGGGATGCCGGTGCTCGAGGGCGCGGACGTCTCCGAGGAAGGAGTGCTCTCGGTGATGAAGGCCTCCGGCGGTATCTCCAGCCAGCTGCTCGACCGGCCGCAGTGGCTGCGGCTGACCATGACGATCATGCGCGACGATCTGCTGCTCGCCCGCAGCCTGCGGGCCGCGGCGGGCGATCCGCTCCCGTGCCCCGTGCTGGCCGTGTCCGGCCAGGACGACCTGCTGGTATCGCCCGGTGCGGTACACGCCTGGTCCCGCTACGCGCCCGAGGGATTCCGGACGGGCTCGGTGCCCGGGGACCACTTGTTCGTGAGGGACGCCGACCTGGCCGGACTGCTGCGCGACGTGCTCGATGAGCGCCGCCCGCTGGAACCGGCCGTCTGACGCTCGAGAGGAGCCGAGAAGATGGACATTGGTGTACTTGGCCCCTGCCGGGTGACGCAGGCGGGACTCTCCGTCGTCCCGACCGCGATCAAGCCCCGCAAGGTGCTCGCCCTGCTCGCCCTCCAGCCGGACCGGGTGGTCTCGGTGAGCTCGCTGATCGAGGAGTTGTGGGGCGGCAACCCGCCACGCAGCGTGCAGACCACCCTGCAGACCTACATCCTGCAGATACGGAACCTGATCACGAGAGCGCTCGCCGGGGAGGACCAGCCCGACCTTCCGCTCGGCGCCAAGAGCGTTCTGGTCACCGAGGCCGGGGGCTATCTGCTCGACACCCAGGGCGGCGTCGTGGACTCGGTGGAGTACGAGCGGCTGGCGGGCGCCGGCCACCGTGCGCTGGAGACCGGTGACCACGCGGGAGCGGCGGTGCTGTTCCAGCAGGCGCTCGCCCTGTGGCGCGGCCCGGCGCTCGTGGACGTGCAGGTCGGCCCGCTGCTGGAGGCGGAGGTGACCCGGCTGGAGGAATCGCGGATGAGCATCCTCAGCCAGCGCATCGAGGCCGATCTGCGGCTCGGCCGGCACCATGAGATCCTGGGCGAACTCGCCGGGCTGGCCGCCCAGCACCCCACGCACGAGCGGTTGCAGGGCCAGTTGATGCTCGCCCTGTACCGGGCCGGCCGCCGGGGCGGCGCTCTGGAGGCCTACCACCGGATGCGGGTCGTGCTGGGCAGGGAACTGGGCCTCGACCCGTCCTCGGCGCTCCAGGAACTGCAGCAGGCGATGCTGGCGTCGGACCCGGGACTCGAATGCGATTCCGTCGGGTCGCTGCCCGGCGGGGGACCGCTGCGGGTGGTGCGGGCCGGCTGACGGCCGGAGGGGTACGACGACCGGCGTGCTGACAGGGCGGCGGCCCCGGGAAACCGGGGCCGCCGCCCTGTCAGCACGCCGCAGGCGCGGCCAGATGGATCAGGACGCGTCGCGCGCCGAGATCTGGGTCAGGCAGGTGAGCAGACTCCGGTTGAAGGTGGCGATGAAGCCCTCCGGAGTGCCGGTGTCGCGCGGCCGGGTGAGGTACGGGGCGAGTTTGCGCTCGACCTCCTGGACGCCGGGCTGCGAGGCCATGAAGCGGGCGACGTCCTGCAGGTCGCCCTCGTACTCGATGACGCGGACCATCGTGGCGTCCCTGATGAAGACGGCGGTGGCGAGGATCCGGGTGGTCTCCTCACCCTCGCTCTTCACGACCGGCGATCCGACCCGGCGGAAGCCGCCGAAGATCTCCCCGATCTCCTTCTCGTACCCGGCCTTGATGTCGTAGGTGATGGCGGCGAACGGCATGGGCGGCCTCCGAGGCGGTGAGGGGAACCGGCGGACCGGGCGGGCCCGCCGCTGCGGGCCGGGAACGGCCCCGGCATCAATGGTCACCTTCGCGCTCTCGCGGCACTGGAGCGCGGCTCGGCCCCCGCACGAGAGGTTCGCGCGGGGGCCGGGGACGGTCCGGGGTGCTGAGGACGGGTCAGGCGGAGGGCCGTCCGAACCAGGTCGACAGGGCCAGGTACAGCCCGTCCACCAGCTCACCGGGGGTGGCGTCGCGGTCCGCGGCCCAGGCGATGTAGCCGTCGGGGCGGATCAGCAGCGCTGCCAGGCCGGGGGCCGCCTCGGCGGCCCCGGCGTAGGACCGCACCCGGTCGCCGGCGCCCGCCGCGGCCGCCCAGCGGGCGAGCGTCGCACCGGTCTCCGGCTGTCCTGCCAGGTCGATCAGGACGGGCTTCCCGTCGTGCAGCAGATGCGCGAGCTGTACGTCCCCGTCGGCGCCCTTCAGCACCATGTCGCGGGCGAAGTCGCCGACCAGCTGGTGGTGCGTCCCGCCCTGCGGCGGGTACCGCACATCGACGCCGGCGATCATGCCGGCCAGGAACCGGTTGACGTCGGGCAGTTGCATCAGCTGGTTGAACATGTCCCGCAGCGGGGTGACGATCGGGTCCGGGTTCATCAGCGCGATCTGCGCCAGGGTGTTGCCGATGACGCCCTCGGCCGGGGGCCGGCGCTCGGCGTTGTAGGTGTCGAGCAGGCCCTCCGGTGCCCAGCCGTTGATCTCGGCGGCGAGCTTCCACCCCAGGTTGAAGGCGTCCTGCAGACCGAGGTTGAGGCCCTGCCCGCCGACCGGGAAGTGGGTGTGCGCGGCGTCGCCGGCCAGCAGGATACGGCCGTGCCGGTAGGTTTCCGCCTGCCGGGCCGAATCCGTGAACCAGGAGAGCCAGCGGGCGTCGTGGGCCCCGAGGTCGGTGCCCCAGACCTTGCGCATGCTGTCCTGGAACTCCTCCAGGGTCAGCGTCTCGTCCGGGCTCTTGCGGCCCTCCTCGGTGTAGTCGAAGGTCGCGACCCGGTGCACCCCCTCTTCGAGGGAGACACAGAACAGCAGGCCGTTCTCGGTGCGCTCCATGCCCATCGGCGCGTTCTCGCCGTCGGCCAGGACCACGTCCGCGAGCCGGGCGGTGACCCGCCCGCCCTGGCCGGGGAACGGAATGCCGGCCGCCTTGCGGACCAGACTGCGGCCGCCGTCACAGCCGATCAGATACCGGCCGCGCAGCGCGTAGTCCGCGCCGCCGCCGGTGACCTGGACCGTCACACCGTCCTCGTCCTGGTCGACGCCGGTGATCTCGTGGGAGCGCCGGATCTCCACCCCGGACCGCAGCGCGTGCTCCTCGAGCAGTTCCTCGGTCCTGGTCTGCTGGACCAGCAGGGCGTAGGCGTGGCTGCTGTCGAGCACACTGAAGTCGATCCAGACGTCCTGGCCGGCGAAGTGCCCGTTGCTCCAGGACCGCGCTCCGTCGGTGAACCGGTCGATGAGGTTGCGCCGGTCCAGCACCTCCATCGAGCGGGAGTGCAGGCCGAACGCCTTCGAGTGGGGGCTCCGTTCGGCGAGGCGTTCCACCACCACACTGCGGATGCCCGCCAGTTGCAGTTCCGAGCTCAGGAAGACACCCACCGGCCCCCCACCGGCGATGATCACGTCGACATCATGGGGCGTTGCCATAGTCAGTCCTTGTCCGATTCGTTGGCGTGGGCCAGCTGGGGCTCGGGCTTGGCAGCGGCGGGTGCGCCGCGTTCCGCCTTCTGCAGCGGGACGTTCTTGAGGAACAGGGCGATGACGAGACCGGTCGCCAGCAGCGGGATGGTCGCGATGAACACCGGCGTCAGAGCGTCGGCGTAGGCGCTGGAGACGGCGTGCGCCAGCGCGGGCGACAGACCGTGGGTGGAGGCCAGCGAGGAGGCGCCGCCCTTGCCGGCCAGCTCGGCCTCCAGGGCGGGCGTCAGGTGCTTGGGCAGCTGGTGTCCCAGCCGGGTGTAGAAGATGGTCGCGAACACCGAGAGCCCCAGGGCGGTACCGGCCTGACGGGCCAGCGTCACCGTCCCGGTGATGGCGCCGATGTCGCGCATCGGGGCGGAGTTCTGGGCGGCGAGGGTGAGGACCTGCTGGGACAGCCCGGAGCCGATCCCCAGCAGGATCATGAAGAGGCAGGCCACCACCCGGCTGGTGTCGGCGGTCATGGTGGCCAGCAGGGACACGCCCACCAGCCCGACGGCCATGCTCGCCACCGGGAACCACTTGTACCGGCCGGTCCGGGAGATCACCTGGCCGGTGATCATCGTGCTGGCGACCAGGCCGAACATCATCGGCAGCAGCACCAGGCCGGAGACGGTGGCACTCGCGCCGGTCACCCCCTGGGCGAACAGCGCCAGGAAGTTGACCGAGCCCAGGAAGACGGCGCCGCCGATGATGCCGAGGGCGGCGCAGAGGGAGAACGTCGAGTCCTGGAAGAGCCGCAGCGGGATCACCGGCTCGACGGCCTTGCGCTCCACGGCGATGAACAGCGCCGCGATCAGCACGGTCGCGGCGCCCAGCCCGATGATGACCGGGGAGCTCCACGCGTACCGCGAGCCGCCCCAGCTCGCGAACAGGATCAGTGTGACGATCGCCCCGCTGAGGAGTGCGATCCCCGGGTAGTCCACGACCGGGTTGCGCTTGATGACCGGCAGCTTGAGCAGCAGGCCCAGCATCAGCAGGGCGGCGATCCCGATCGGCAGGTTGATGAAGAACACCCAGCGCCAGCCGAGGTGGTCGGAGAGGATGCCGCCGACGGCCGGCCCGGCCAGCGCGGCCACGGCGAAGTTCGCGGCGAAGTAGCTCTGGTACTTCGCCCGGTCACGGGGGCTGAACAGTGCGCCGAGGATGGCGAAGACACCGGTGACCAGACCGCCGGCGCCCAGCCCCTGCAGCACCCGGAAGGCGATGAGCTGGTGCATCGAACCGGCCAGTCCTGAGGCCAGCGAGCCGGCCATGAACACGCCGATGGAGCCCATGACGACGCGTTTGTGGCCGAACAGGTCACCGAGCTTGCCGGACAGCGGTGTGATCACACTGGCGGCGATGATGTACCCGGTGGTCACCCAGGCGAACAGGTTGAGTCCGCCCAGGTCGGTGACGACCTTGGGCAGGGAGGTCGCGACGATCTGGCCGTCGAGCATGCCCATGAAGACCGAGAGCATGAGACCGGCCAGGATGAACTTGATGTGACGGGGGATCGGAGTGGCGGCCACGGCCGTTCCTTTCGGGGGTCTTCGGTATCGGTCGGTCAGCTGTCTCGGGCGAGCAGCCGGCGCAGTACGGTGCCGAGCTCGTCGGCGGGCCCGGCCGCGGCGCCGTGGCTGCGCCACGCGACGAATCCGTCGGGGCGCACCAGCACCGCCCCCTGCGGGCCGATCCCGTACGCCTCGGTGAAGTCGCCGGTGACCGGGTGCAGCACCTGCCCGCGCGAACCGCCGGTCCGGTGGACCGTGAGACGTGTCCCCAG from the Streptomyces sp. RKAG293 genome contains:
- a CDS encoding AfsR/SARP family transcriptional regulator; the protein is MEINVLGPLTASEAGTSIVPSAAKPRQILAVLALNANHVVTVARLMEELWGSDLPRSAPTTLQTYILQLRRKLSAALGSVTGAKDVLATRHSGYQLSMDASAVDAWQFDQLTVAGYAAYEAGDAARASRRLSEALNLWRGPALVDLQHGTLLEVEVMRLRESRLAALERRLDADLAMRRHHELLGELAGLTAEFPLHENLHAQFMLALYRCGRPSQALEAFRRLRSGLVDELGLEPSARVQRLQRAILSADPVLDGVPSGAVVGVSSIG
- a CDS encoding thioesterase domain-containing protein; protein product: MRPKSAARLRLFCFHHAGGGALSFARWQNRFGSDISVIPVRLPGRETRLREERVVDGEQLSRELEAELGPLLDRPYAFYGHSLGALVAYSFALHHHRAGGRPPEVLAVGACSAPHLGMPVLEGADVSEEGVLSVMKASGGISSQLLDRPQWLRLTMTIMRDDLLLARSLRAAAGDPLPCPVLAVSGQDDLLVSPGAVHAWSRYAPEGFRTGSVPGDHLFVRDADLAGLLRDVLDERRPLEPAV
- a CDS encoding AfsR/SARP family transcriptional regulator, whose product is MDIGVLGPCRVTQAGLSVVPTAIKPRKVLALLALQPDRVVSVSSLIEELWGGNPPRSVQTTLQTYILQIRNLITRALAGEDQPDLPLGAKSVLVTEAGGYLLDTQGGVVDSVEYERLAGAGHRALETGDHAGAAVLFQQALALWRGPALVDVQVGPLLEAEVTRLEESRMSILSQRIEADLRLGRHHEILGELAGLAAQHPTHERLQGQLMLALYRAGRRGGALEAYHRMRVVLGRELGLDPSSALQELQQAMLASDPGLECDSVGSLPGGGPLRVVRAG
- a CDS encoding SchA/CurD-like domain-containing protein; amino-acid sequence: MPFAAITYDIKAGYEKEIGEIFGGFRRVGSPVVKSEGEETTRILATAVFIRDATMVRVIEYEGDLQDVARFMASQPGVQEVERKLAPYLTRPRDTGTPEGFIATFNRSLLTCLTQISARDAS
- a CDS encoding FAD-dependent monooxygenase, whose protein sequence is MATPHDVDVIIAGGGPVGVFLSSELQLAGIRSVVVERLAERSPHSKAFGLHSRSMEVLDRRNLIDRFTDGARSWSNGHFAGQDVWIDFSVLDSSHAYALLVQQTRTEELLEEHALRSGVEIRRSHEITGVDQDEDGVTVQVTGGGADYALRGRYLIGCDGGRSLVRKAAGIPFPGQGGRVTARLADVVLADGENAPMGMERTENGLLFCVSLEEGVHRVATFDYTEEGRKSPDETLTLEEFQDSMRKVWGTDLGAHDARWLSWFTDSARQAETYRHGRILLAGDAAHTHFPVGGQGLNLGLQDAFNLGWKLAAEINGWAPEGLLDTYNAERRPPAEGVIGNTLAQIALMNPDPIVTPLRDMFNQLMQLPDVNRFLAGMIAGVDVRYPPQGGTHHQLVGDFARDMVLKGADGDVQLAHLLHDGKPVLIDLAGQPETGATLARWAAAAGAGDRVRSYAGAAEAAPGLAALLIRPDGYIAWAADRDATPGELVDGLYLALSTWFGRPSA
- a CDS encoding MDR family MFS transporter, translating into MAATPIPRHIKFILAGLMLSVFMGMLDGQIVATSLPKVVTDLGGLNLFAWVTTGYIIAASVITPLSGKLGDLFGHKRVVMGSIGVFMAGSLASGLAGSMHQLIAFRVLQGLGAGGLVTGVFAILGALFSPRDRAKYQSYFAANFAVAALAGPAVGGILSDHLGWRWVFFINLPIGIAALLMLGLLLKLPVIKRNPVVDYPGIALLSGAIVTLILFASWGGSRYAWSSPVIIGLGAATVLIAALFIAVERKAVEPVIPLRLFQDSTFSLCAALGIIGGAVFLGSVNFLALFAQGVTGASATVSGLVLLPMMFGLVASTMITGQVISRTGRYKWFPVASMAVGLVGVSLLATMTADTSRVVACLFMILLGIGSGLSQQVLTLAAQNSAPMRDIGAITGTVTLARQAGTALGLSVFATIFYTRLGHQLPKHLTPALEAELAGKGGASSLASTHGLSPALAHAVSSAYADALTPVFIATIPLLATGLVIALFLKNVPLQKAERGAPAAAKPEPQLAHANESDKD